A genomic stretch from Pseudomonas sp. MUP55 includes:
- a CDS encoding IS3 family transposase, whose protein sequence is MRESSSYPTSLLCSALGVSRSAFYDWIKRRSAPNAERDALRAKVVQLHVESRESAGARMISQRLKAQQIKAGRYLVAKLMAEANLASKQRRRHQYRSRGVEAFVAKNLLERNFEPTAINQVWCGDVTSLMVGKRWYHLAAVIDLFARRIVGWAFSLINDANLVSRALRMAVEVRGKHAGLMFHSDQGCQYTSQLFQSELLEHGITQSMSRRGQCWDNAPTERFFGTLKSEWVPTKGYTTVEEAKQDMTRFFMRYNRIRLHSYNNYLSPIAMEQEAA, encoded by the coding sequence CTGAGGGAGTCGAGTTCATATCCGACCAGCCTGCTTTGCAGTGCGCTAGGCGTTTCTCGCAGCGCGTTTTATGACTGGATTAAGCGTCGCTCAGCACCGAATGCCGAGCGTGACGCGCTTAGAGCAAAAGTCGTGCAATTGCATGTCGAAAGCCGGGAAAGTGCAGGCGCACGGATGATCTCTCAGCGCCTGAAGGCCCAACAGATCAAGGCGGGAAGGTATTTAGTTGCAAAGCTCATGGCGGAGGCAAATCTGGCCAGCAAACAGCGTCGCCGCCATCAGTATCGCTCTAGAGGCGTCGAAGCATTTGTGGCCAAGAACCTGCTCGAGCGTAACTTCGAGCCAACCGCAATTAATCAGGTCTGGTGCGGCGACGTTACCAGCCTGATGGTTGGGAAACGCTGGTATCACTTGGCAGCGGTGATTGATCTGTTCGCCCGCCGAATCGTTGGCTGGGCGTTTTCTCTGATCAATGACGCCAACCTGGTTAGCAGGGCGCTGAGAATGGCGGTGGAGGTTCGAGGCAAACATGCAGGCTTGATGTTTCATTCAGATCAAGGCTGCCAATACACCAGCCAGCTCTTTCAGTCCGAGCTGCTGGAGCATGGAATAACGCAAAGCATGAGCCGCAGGGGGCAGTGCTGGGACAACGCGCCAACAGAGCGTTTCTTCGGGACGCTCAAATCAGAGTGGGTGCCCACCAAAGGCTATACGACAGTTGAAGAAGCCAAGCAGGATATGACCCGCTTTTTCATGCGATACAACCGAATCAGGCTCCACAGCTACAACAACTACCTGTCGCCAATAGCCATGGAGCAGGAGGCGGCTTGA